A genomic window from Oncorhynchus keta strain PuntledgeMale-10-30-2019 unplaced genomic scaffold, Oket_V2 Un_scaffold_14044_pilon_pilon, whole genome shotgun sequence includes:
- the LOC127927443 gene encoding E3 ubiquitin-protein ligase Topors-like isoform X1, with product MKVERVGTPLLPRPEDGGIDGQWELAVFHGSLVNIVQRIITSPIARRDREGAGSSRMNSTPFQLARLDHFFHELEAFDQLAIYDPSAPTYEDGMTSSTSDTDLSVTSIYDPPAPTYEDGMTSSTSDTDLSVTSIYDPPAPTYEDGMTSSTSDTDLSVTSICDPPAPTYEDGRGGWFGGTERERQQQEVAHCR from the exons atGAAGGTGGAAAGGGTGGGAACTCCTCTTCTACCCCggccagaggatggagggatcgaTGGACAG TGGGAGCTGGCAGTGTTCCACGGCTCATTGGTCAACATCGTCCAACGTATCATCACCTCGCCAATCGCACGCCGTGATAGGGAGGGGGCGGGGTCATCCAGGATGAACTCCACCCCTTTCCAGCTGGCACGGTTGGACCACTTCTTCCACGAGCTG GAAGCCTTTGACCAGCTGGCCATCTACGACCCTTCAGCGCCGACCTACGAGGACGGTATGACATCATCAACCAGTGACACTGACCTCTCTGTCACCTCCATCTACGACCCTCCGGCGCCGACCTACGAGGACGGTATGACATCATCAACCAGTGACACTGACCTCTCTGTCACCTCCATCTACGACCCTCCGGCGCCGACCTACGAGGACGGTATGACATCATCAACCAGTGACACTGACCTCTCTGTCACCTCCATCTGCGACCCTCCGGCGCCGACCTACGAGGACG gAAGAGGAGGGTGGTTCGGAgggacggaaagagagagacagcagcaggAAGTAGCTCATTGTCGGTAA
- the LOC127927443 gene encoding E3 ubiquitin-protein ligase Topors-like isoform X3, producing the protein MKVERVGTPLLPRPEDGGIDGQWELAVFHGSLVNIVQRIITSPIARRDREGAGSSRMNSTPFQLARLDHFFHELEAFDQLAIYDPSAPTYEDGMTSSTSDTDLSVTSIYDPPAPTYEDGRGGWFGGTERERQQQEVAHCR; encoded by the exons atGAAGGTGGAAAGGGTGGGAACTCCTCTTCTACCCCggccagaggatggagggatcgaTGGACAG TGGGAGCTGGCAGTGTTCCACGGCTCATTGGTCAACATCGTCCAACGTATCATCACCTCGCCAATCGCACGCCGTGATAGGGAGGGGGCGGGGTCATCCAGGATGAACTCCACCCCTTTCCAGCTGGCACGGTTGGACCACTTCTTCCACGAGCTG GAAGCCTTTGACCAGCTGGCCATCTACGACCCTTCAGCGCCGACCTACGAGGACGGTATGACATCATCAACCAGTGACACTGACCTCTCTGTCACCTCCATCTACGACCCTCCGGCGCCGACCTACGAGGACG gAAGAGGAGGGTGGTTCGGAgggacggaaagagagagacagcagcaggAAGTAGCTCATTGTCGGTAA
- the LOC127927443 gene encoding E3 ubiquitin-protein ligase Topors-like isoform X2 codes for MKVERVGTPLLPRPEDGGIDGQWELAVFHGSLVNIVQRIITSPIARRDREGAGSSRMNSTPFQLARLDHFFHELEAFDQLAIYDPSAPTYEDGMTSSTSDTDLSVTSIYDPPAPTYEDGMTSSTSDTDLSVTSIYDPPAPTYEDGRGGWFGGTERERQQQEVAHCR; via the exons atGAAGGTGGAAAGGGTGGGAACTCCTCTTCTACCCCggccagaggatggagggatcgaTGGACAG TGGGAGCTGGCAGTGTTCCACGGCTCATTGGTCAACATCGTCCAACGTATCATCACCTCGCCAATCGCACGCCGTGATAGGGAGGGGGCGGGGTCATCCAGGATGAACTCCACCCCTTTCCAGCTGGCACGGTTGGACCACTTCTTCCACGAGCTG GAAGCCTTTGACCAGCTGGCCATCTACGACCCTTCAGCGCCGACCTACGAGGACGGTATGACATCATCAACCAGTGACACTGACCTCTCTGTCACCTCCATCTACGACCCTCCGGCGCCGACCTACGAGGACGGTATGACATCATCAACCAGTGACACTGACCTCTCTGTCACCTCCATCTACGACCCTCCGGCGCCGACCTACGAGGACG gAAGAGGAGGGTGGTTCGGAgggacggaaagagagagacagcagcaggAAGTAGCTCATTGTCGGTAA